One genomic segment of Clostridium estertheticum subsp. estertheticum includes these proteins:
- a CDS encoding response regulator transcription factor translates to MINTYKLLIIEDDKNMCEVLSNILNKWGFEVTVCEDFEKIIECFKECEPKVVLMDINLPICDGFYWCKNIRKISKIPIIFVSSRDSNMDIVMAINNGGDDYIQKPFDSNVLIAKIQAIIRRTYEYKSEEARVLKCDDLLLNLDNTTLLYNENYLELTKNEMLILQTLMENKGKGVSRSKLMKKLWDDDIYVNENTLTVNINRLRNRLEQVGIKDLIITQKGIGYIIL, encoded by the coding sequence ATGATTAATACGTATAAGTTATTGATAATTGAAGATGATAAAAACATGTGTGAAGTCTTAAGTAATATTCTAAACAAATGGGGATTTGAAGTAACTGTATGTGAAGATTTTGAAAAAATAATAGAGTGCTTTAAAGAATGTGAACCTAAGGTTGTTCTTATGGATATTAATCTTCCAATTTGTGACGGATTTTATTGGTGTAAAAATATAAGAAAAATATCCAAGATACCAATTATATTTGTATCTTCAAGGGATAGTAATATGGATATAGTAATGGCAATTAATAATGGTGGCGACGATTATATACAAAAACCATTTGATTCAAATGTTTTAATTGCAAAAATACAAGCTATTATAAGAAGGACATATGAGTATAAAAGTGAAGAAGCAAGAGTATTAAAATGTGATGATTTATTGTTAAATTTAGATAATACAACTCTTTTATATAATGAAAATTATTTAGAACTTACAAAAAATGAAATGCTCATTTTACAAACTCTTATGGAGAATAAGGGAAAAGGGGTTTCTAGAAGCAAACTAATGAAAAAGCTTTGGGATGACGATATATATGTTAATGAGAATACTTTAACAGTTAATATTAATAGATTAAGAAATCGCTTAGAGCAAGTTGGAATAAAAGATTTAATAATAACACAAAAAGGCATTGGATATATAATATTATGA
- a CDS encoding ATP-binding protein has translation MKLIDYMKINKVGLTNNIIIFIITNCIVYTSSTINKAFKDIVYMDILILLIEFITFTYGFIKEKNKYSNILKFNEGLANKTNDFHLNIVSNILEKQSLEYLKKEESLKNNINDFEDYITKWVHDIKMNISIVDLLLEDLEEDESQKIISEMKQMEFSVNQVLYVTRANNYNLDVKSEQVAVGDEIRKAIKMNAIFFINKNIEIILEAEGFNIISDRKWIHYIFSQIINNSSKYTNENGQLHILSKEDSKAYYLHIKDNGIGIPKEDINRIFNKGFTGKNGRTRTKSTGIGLYYAKKMCNNLNIDLKVESREGEYTEFILSFYKLADYYNVTPMSH, from the coding sequence ATGAAGTTAATTGATTACATGAAGATTAATAAAGTAGGGTTAACAAATAATATAATAATTTTTATAATAACTAATTGTATAGTCTATACCAGTAGTACTATAAATAAAGCGTTTAAAGATATTGTGTATATGGACATACTTATTTTATTAATAGAATTTATAACTTTTACCTATGGATTCATAAAAGAAAAAAATAAATACAGTAATATTTTGAAATTTAATGAGGGATTAGCTAATAAAACAAATGACTTTCATTTAAATATTGTTTCAAATATTTTAGAAAAACAAAGTTTAGAATATCTAAAGAAGGAAGAAAGTTTAAAAAACAATATAAATGATTTTGAAGATTATATTACAAAATGGGTTCATGATATTAAAATGAATATTTCTATTGTTGATTTATTATTAGAAGACTTGGAAGAGGATGAATCGCAAAAGATAATATCTGAAATGAAACAAATGGAGTTTAGTGTAAATCAAGTTCTATATGTTACAAGAGCAAATAATTATAATTTAGATGTGAAAAGTGAGCAAGTAGCAGTAGGAGATGAAATTAGAAAGGCAATAAAAATGAATGCAATATTTTTCATAAACAAAAACATTGAAATAATATTAGAGGCTGAAGGTTTTAATATAATAAGTGATAGAAAATGGATTCACTATATCTTTTCTCAAATTATTAATAATAGTAGTAAATACACCAATGAAAATGGACAATTACATATTTTGAGTAAAGAGGATAGCAAGGCTTATTATTTACATATTAAAGATAATGGAATTGGTATTCCTAAGGAAGATATAAATAGGATATTTAATAAAGGATTTACTGGAAAAAATGGAAGAACAAGAACTAAATCAACTGGCATTGGTTTATATTATGCAAAAAAGATGTGTAATAATTTAAATATAGATTTAAAGGTAGAAAGTAGAGAGGGTGAGTACACTGAATTTATTTTAAGCTTTTACAAGTTAGCCGATTACTATAATGTTACACCAATGTCACATTAA
- a CDS encoding ABC transporter ATP-binding protein: MKKIVSVSKLIKEYGRLTNKHKVLKEVDLEINEGEFISIMGPSGSGKTTLLNVMSTIDKATSGEVLIDGKDVNSLKENELARFRRDVIGFVFQDFNLLDNMTIRDNIALPLTLNNEKVEIILEKINKLTKLLGIEKHLDKYPYQLSGGQKQRAAICRALITSPKVIFADEPTGALDSKSAIEVLECFVNINKNYNTTIIMVSHDARAASYADRVMFLKDGNICGELDSNGERNEMFKKILNMIAMMGGESDELI; the protein is encoded by the coding sequence ATGAAAAAAATTGTATCGGTATCAAAATTAATTAAAGAATATGGAAGGTTAACTAATAAACATAAAGTATTAAAGGAAGTAGATTTAGAAATTAATGAAGGTGAATTTATTAGTATAATGGGACCTTCAGGTTCAGGAAAAACTACCCTTTTAAATGTCATGTCAACAATAGACAAAGCAACTTCAGGAGAGGTTTTAATTGATGGTAAAGATGTGAACAGTCTAAAAGAAAATGAATTAGCTAGGTTTAGGAGAGATGTAATAGGTTTTGTTTTTCAAGATTTTAATTTGTTAGATAATATGACAATAAGAGATAATATTGCATTGCCATTAACTTTAAACAATGAAAAGGTAGAGATAATATTAGAAAAGATTAATAAACTAACAAAGCTCTTAGGTATTGAAAAACATCTAGATAAATATCCTTATCAATTATCAGGGGGCCAAAAGCAAAGAGCAGCAATCTGTAGAGCATTAATTACATCTCCAAAGGTGATTTTTGCAGATGAGCCAACTGGTGCTTTAGATTCTAAATCAGCTATAGAAGTTCTTGAATGTTTTGTAAATATAAATAAAAATTATAATACTACAATTATAATGGTAAGCCATGATGCCAGGGCTGCAAGTTATGCAGATAGAGTAATGTTTTTGAAGGATGGTAATATATGTGGTGAATTAGACAGCAATGGAGAAAGAAACGAGATGTTTAAAAAGATTCTTAATATGATAGCTATGATGGGGGGAGAAAGCGATGAACTCATTTAA
- a CDS encoding FtsX-like permease family protein: protein MNSFKLSLKLFKDNIKVYKLYLLITIVSVATLYNFLAIENNDAFTAISERFQAASVASLSCGFILVCTVIYFIFNADEFFLLNRKKETALYMLMGITQSKIGQVFAIESLLLGVTSMVSGLAFGVISSKLFFMLLAKSISLNVEIPFKISLNSIFIVILVFTCIFGILGYKKYRVVKKSKLIDMINATREKENLQKLRYFKGILGVLLILAGYLVGVMIKRWDLDLIFSSMTALLCVSIGTYFFFGSFMSIVFNKMIKNKNIVYKNVRLVSISNVYFRLKGNYRNLAMTAILCAAAITAFGVSLSFEKVAQKEIVKESPYSFSYESNDEKLKEKVVGIINESNHKLIGINENKFFLGKIDYINYPRKVDYNNEAIIISYSTLKKNLEFLNYKVTDNIKPKGGEAVFIISATTLASPLNALKKEIKIKNREYVIKKQEDVPFTGIIEKLGKKNIYVLEDYEYKKVKEGFNETSLNCVQISKEKEANQLLLNISKVIKMDKIYPHIKEYTWDYYAIEIFHFLGLIMSIIFIISTFSTIYFKILKDAFMDKEQYKILKKIGMSKVEVKRSVYVQVGISFILPGSVGILHSIIAMKMLEQIMNFSFNTQLIIAICLYSITMILFYFFISNNYVKMVYEEGDNNA, encoded by the coding sequence ATGAACTCATTTAAACTATCATTGAAGCTTTTTAAGGATAATATAAAGGTGTATAAACTTTATTTGCTTATTACAATTGTATCTGTTGCAACTTTATATAACTTTTTAGCCATAGAAAACAATGATGCATTTACTGCAATTAGTGAAAGGTTTCAGGCAGCAAGTGTAGCAAGTCTTTCATGTGGATTTATTTTAGTATGTACAGTAATATATTTTATATTTAATGCAGATGAATTTTTCCTATTAAATAGGAAAAAGGAGACCGCTTTGTATATGTTAATGGGAATTACTCAATCAAAAATTGGACAAGTATTTGCAATAGAAAGTTTATTACTTGGAGTTACCTCTATGGTTAGTGGACTTGCATTTGGAGTAATATCATCTAAATTATTTTTTATGCTACTCGCAAAATCAATTTCTTTAAATGTAGAGATACCTTTCAAAATATCATTAAACTCTATTTTTATAGTAATTTTAGTATTCACATGTATTTTTGGAATATTAGGTTATAAGAAATATAGAGTGGTAAAGAAAAGTAAACTCATAGATATGATTAATGCTACAAGGGAAAAAGAAAATCTACAAAAGTTAAGATATTTTAAGGGAATCTTGGGGGTATTATTAATTTTAGCTGGCTACTTAGTTGGAGTTATGATTAAAAGATGGGATCTAGATTTGATATTTTCATCTATGACAGCACTATTATGTGTTTCAATAGGAACATACTTTTTCTTTGGAAGTTTCATGTCCATAGTTTTTAATAAGATGATTAAAAACAAAAATATTGTATATAAAAATGTTAGGTTAGTAAGTATTTCTAATGTGTATTTTAGACTAAAAGGGAATTATCGCAATCTAGCTATGACGGCAATATTATGTGCAGCAGCTATAACGGCCTTTGGAGTAAGCTTATCCTTTGAGAAAGTTGCCCAAAAAGAAATTGTTAAAGAATCTCCATATAGTTTTAGTTATGAAAGTAATGATGAAAAATTAAAAGAAAAAGTAGTGGGAATAATTAATGAATCTAATCATAAGTTAATTGGAATTAATGAAAATAAATTTTTCCTCGGAAAGATTGACTATATAAACTATCCTAGAAAAGTAGATTATAATAATGAAGCAATAATAATAAGTTATTCAACATTAAAAAAGAATTTAGAGTTTCTGAATTATAAAGTAACAGATAATATTAAGCCTAAGGGAGGCGAGGCTGTTTTTATAATAAGTGCAACAACATTAGCATCTCCATTGAATGCTCTGAAAAAAGAAATAAAAATAAAAAATAGAGAATATGTAATTAAAAAACAAGAAGATGTACCTTTTACTGGGATTATAGAGAAATTAGGAAAAAAGAATATATATGTTTTAGAAGATTATGAATATAAAAAGGTTAAGGAAGGGTTTAATGAAACATCTTTAAATTGTGTTCAAATAAGTAAGGAGAAAGAAGCAAACCAATTATTATTAAATATAAGCAAAGTCATAAAAATGGATAAGATATATCCACATATTAAGGAATATACATGGGATTATTATGCAATAGAAATATTTCATTTTTTAGGGTTAATAATGTCTATAATATTTATAATTTCAACATTTAGTACGATTTATTTTAAAATATTAAAGGATGCCTTCATGGATAAAGAGCAGTATAAAATATTGAAGAAAATAGGTATGAGCAAAGTGGAAGTAAAGAGGTCTGTGTATGTACAAGTTGGAATTTCATTTATTTTACCTGGTAGTGTAGGGATACTCCATAGTATTATTGCAATGAAGATGTTAGAACAAATAATGAATTTTTCATTTAATACTCAGTTAATAATTGCGATATGCTTATATTCAATAACAATGATTTTATTCTATTTTTTCATAAGTAATAATTATGTGAAGATGGTCTATGAAGAAGGTGATAATAATGCTTAA
- a CDS encoding alpha/beta fold hydrolase, producing MLKKTLKILKKIIVVILALLTIISIVGQVRKHLEKDDVNHLGTLVKVDGKKMHVYSEGEGKKTIVLMPGLGSIAPSIDFKPLIKELKKDFKVVVVEPFGYGFSDETSKERSVENIVAETRAALKEANIAGPYILMPHSVSGIYAQYYAAVYPKEVEAIIMMDTTLVKACLEEADKVDLSIGKKQYIAATVGNFLGIDRIYYNNIYKDEVCFSQKDKNDLVKMGVQNPFNNTMENEVNMILKNCGTVNKTKMPKDLPILKFITIRSMKDINNEKYTKIMSKNLNEFKEYTKFSYSTIEGKHYIFYTKSQEIGKETREFLGKYDN from the coding sequence ATGCTTAAAAAGACACTAAAGATATTAAAAAAAATTATTGTTGTGATATTAGCATTGTTAACAATTATATCTATAGTAGGTCAAGTTCGAAAACATCTAGAAAAGGACGATGTTAATCATTTAGGTACATTAGTTAAGGTTGATGGTAAAAAAATGCATGTATATTCTGAGGGAGAAGGAAAGAAAACAATTGTTTTAATGCCAGGTTTAGGAAGTATTGCACCTTCAATTGATTTTAAACCTTTAATTAAAGAATTAAAAAAGGACTTTAAAGTAGTCGTTGTTGAACCCTTTGGTTATGGCTTTAGCGATGAAACTTCAAAGGAGCGTAGCGTAGAAAATATTGTTGCTGAAACCAGGGCGGCATTGAAGGAAGCGAATATAGCTGGACCATATATACTTATGCCTCACTCTGTATCAGGCATATATGCTCAGTATTATGCAGCGGTTTATCCGAAAGAAGTTGAAGCAATAATTATGATGGATACAACATTAGTTAAGGCATGTCTAGAAGAAGCGGATAAAGTTGATTTATCTATTGGTAAAAAGCAATACATAGCAGCTACTGTAGGAAATTTCTTAGGCATTGATAGGATATACTATAATAATATTTATAAAGATGAAGTTTGTTTTTCACAAAAGGATAAAAATGATTTAGTTAAAATGGGAGTACAAAATCCATTTAACAATACTATGGAAAATGAAGTTAATATGATATTAAAGAATTGTGGAACAGTTAATAAAACTAAAATGCCAAAGGATTTGCCAATACTAAAATTTATCACAATTAGATCTATGAAAGATATAAATAATGAGAAATATACAAAAATAATGAGTAAAAATCTAAATGAATTTAAGGAGTATACTAAATTTAGTTATTCTACTATAGAAGGGAAACATTACATTTTCTATACGAAATCACAAGAGATTGGAAAAGAAACTCGAGAGTTTTTAGGCAAGTATGATAATTAA
- a CDS encoding response regulator transcription factor, with product MNQKILIVEDDLAISNLIRLTLNIANYETIEVYDGLEAINIIENKQFDLILLDVMLPNVDGFAIMDKIRYLGIPVIFLTAKNSVSDKVTGLKSGAEDYIVKPFEVLELLARIETVLRRYGKANDFLEFKDIKIYLKERIVKKSGQIVDLTLKEFELLCILVQNKNIALTRHILLERIWKFDYFGGTRTVDMHIGSIRKKLDLNDNIKTVYKIGYRLEE from the coding sequence GTGAATCAAAAAATTCTAATAGTAGAAGATGATTTAGCAATATCAAACTTAATCAGGCTAACTTTAAATATAGCAAATTATGAAACTATAGAAGTTTATGATGGATTAGAAGCAATTAATATAATCGAAAATAAACAATTCGATTTGATACTATTGGATGTTATGCTTCCCAATGTTGATGGGTTTGCTATAATGGATAAAATAAGATACTTAGGTATTCCTGTTATATTTCTTACCGCTAAAAACTCAGTTAGTGATAAAGTAACTGGATTAAAATCAGGAGCAGAAGATTATATTGTAAAGCCATTTGAGGTTCTAGAACTGTTAGCAAGAATTGAAACTGTGCTTAGAAGATATGGAAAAGCTAATGATTTTTTGGAGTTTAAAGATATTAAAATATATTTAAAAGAAAGAATAGTTAAAAAGAGTGGTCAAATAGTAGATTTAACTCTTAAGGAATTTGAACTATTATGTATATTGGTACAAAATAAAAATATAGCATTAACTAGACATATACTGTTAGAAAGAATATGGAAATTTGATTACTTTGGAGGAACTAGAACTGTTGATATGCACATAGGTTCAATTAGAAAAAAATTAGACCTAAATGATAATATTAAGACGGTTTATAAAATTGGATATAGGTTGGAGGAATAA
- a CDS encoding sensor histidine kinase, which translates to MKFWQRIYIFFLTLFILTFNFAGILIIEKIHNETLKREVDRGLSEQLSIYSGVNLSIPVYDTLRMYSRNISSDNEILANAIKDYYKEYNDKNVYVEILDANNKIVFSNMNFKMPDKREEIESLQPDTRQYIMKDIGDKSYIFISNLINIKNKSYKFTYVRNISEIYEERKSQYVFFFKLNVVVSLVFMVFMYFISKYITKPIQNLIEATKRIIKGNFSEKVEIKSKDEFGVLAENFNIMAGAVGEKISELERNNNEKQRFINNLSHELKTPLTSIIGYANLLRTTKYNEKIFIDGLGYIYKEGKRLEELSFRLMDLIILKKEEFKLQNESIKNIVFEVKGSLLPKLIEKNINLVIDDNDFEMMMQRELMSVLLSNLIDNAIKASKVKSEIHIGINKYKYEVEIKDYGIGIAKDHIDKIFEPFYMVDKARTRANNGAGLGLAICKKILDIHNGCFEVESEIDKGTSIKLIFNNSKGGGTSHET; encoded by the coding sequence ATGAAGTTTTGGCAAAGAATATACATTTTCTTTTTGACGTTATTTATTTTAACCTTTAACTTTGCAGGGATTTTAATAATAGAAAAGATTCATAATGAAACATTAAAAAGAGAAGTAGATAGAGGTTTAAGTGAACAGTTGAGTATTTATTCAGGGGTGAATTTAAGTATTCCTGTGTATGATACTTTAAGGATGTATTCCCGTAATATCAGCTCTGATAATGAAATTTTAGCTAATGCTATAAAAGATTATTATAAAGAATACAATGATAAAAATGTTTATGTAGAGATTTTGGATGCAAATAATAAAATTGTATTTAGTAATATGAATTTTAAAATGCCTGATAAAAGAGAGGAAATCGAGTCACTTCAACCAGATACAAGACAATATATAATGAAGGATATAGGTGATAAATCATATATATTCATATCAAATCTGATAAATATAAAAAATAAATCGTATAAATTTACTTATGTACGAAATATTTCAGAAATTTACGAAGAAAGAAAAAGCCAGTATGTTTTCTTTTTTAAATTAAACGTAGTAGTATCTTTAGTTTTCATGGTGTTTATGTATTTTATAAGTAAATATATAACAAAGCCAATCCAGAATCTTATAGAAGCAACTAAAAGAATAATTAAAGGCAACTTTTCCGAAAAGGTAGAAATAAAATCTAAGGATGAATTTGGTGTGCTGGCAGAGAATTTCAATATAATGGCTGGGGCTGTTGGGGAAAAAATAAGTGAATTAGAAAGAAATAATAATGAAAAACAGAGGTTTATCAATAACTTGTCTCATGAATTAAAAACACCATTAACTTCTATAATAGGGTATGCAAATTTACTTCGTACCACCAAATATAATGAGAAAATTTTTATAGATGGTCTTGGTTATATATACAAAGAAGGAAAGCGGTTAGAGGAATTATCTTTTAGGTTAATGGATTTAATAATATTAAAAAAAGAAGAGTTTAAGCTGCAAAATGAAAGCATAAAAAACATTGTTTTTGAAGTGAAAGGGTCATTGCTACCAAAACTTATTGAAAAAAACATAAACTTAGTAATAGATGATAATGATTTTGAAATGATGATGCAACGTGAGTTAATGAGTGTATTACTATCTAATCTTATAGATAATGCTATAAAAGCTTCCAAGGTCAAATCAGAAATTCACATTGGTATTAACAAATACAAATATGAAGTTGAAATAAAAGATTATGGCATAGGGATTGCTAAGGATCATATAGATAAAATTTTTGAACCTTTTTATATGGTGGATAAAGCAAGAACTAGAGCAAATAATGGTGCCGGATTAGGTTTAGCAATATGTAAAAAAATATTGGACATTCATAATGGATGCTTTGAAGTTGAAAGTGAAATAGATAAAGGGACTTCAATTAAATTAATATTTAATAATAGTAAAGGGGGTGGAACCTCTCATGAAACATAA
- a CDS encoding tyrosine-type recombinase/integrase translates to MLKAAANNARKTCSDVPGNVHCHLIRKTKAMDLYKNGVPLPFIMQLLGHESMSTTSGFYAFATLEMMSDAMKKATPSLKNEYKLWKKDEIKKALFSLD, encoded by the coding sequence GTGCTTAAAGCTGCCGCAAATAATGCAAGAAAAACTTGCAGTGATGTACCTGGAAATGTTCATTGTCATCTCATCAGAAAAACAAAAGCAATGGATTTATATAAAAACGGAGTTCCACTTCCGTTCATTATGCAATTGCTTGGTCATGAGAGTATGTCGACAACATCTGGCTTCTATGCCTTTGCAACACTTGAAATGATGAGCGATGCAATGAAAAAAGCAACACCAAGTCTTAAAAACGAATATAAACTGTGGAAAAAAGATGAAATCAAGAAAGCACTCTTCTCACTTGATTAA